The Plasmodium knowlesi strain H genome assembly, chromosome: 14 genome has a segment encoding these proteins:
- a CDS encoding TBC domain-containing protein, putative has product MRKRKIKEKYIRALFTAVEEQEAQQLRQNCHHHFKSFATHDVYLLNGKYYRVKSEDGAGMRKTVLRCLHKHNFYVPKKIRRIIFKKFLLQNEATDAHNFNYDVYLLLSYLKNPNVNEATQKIVDLDVFRTRINKENEKTIYFFNLFLNYACNHFQFKYKQGLNEVLALFFYLKGKYFNLVDVYFCFQSFVDRFLKEFYYDDEFFFLQISFYLFKILIKYHDPVLSEVLETNKMPPEIYAASWFLTLFASKSNLEISNAIYLIFVLERNPFFYFFFSLALLILHRNIFLCVDSSNLPELLSKINIFNKKFLKKVWSLGKYLEANTPVSFVHKLFFIKNVLMYLTSEHSGNGHQKKDILLQFFNSIDYMSVNAYEIIKNISLGKNNYIFLDIRSRRHFRTFHLKNSINVELVEGYADLLRDKIDSQDERKKQKKERKKERRILSQSIFHILKRYGSREVAQNSELLFSLLLMRKYNLCLGLSYDDNILLRRVASVPVQRGNPLDLCLLRRNREKKSRRGTKGRRKRIKREKHREEEIFPNLHLLRGNRNGEVDLNFFTCKIYGRRKLSMGETKNGQIKWKMPEHVHMKYVEERKVKNQKRYYSDDDVLLKPFSLTCHHMKKAFLSKVQKELRKKGDEVKGKDKWKCIPSNPPEGKKEPTYTISQTQNLNTSSFNLYLLIKEKVLCNERCLRFRFEDVLTPEKHVVILYDDNFDNAKYVRGFYYELLFKTKLRQVSIIEGGINSYHNLMRLDLPNGKNSSVGSSFIATAGNTKDEKSIHGEETSHLYTQHCLLGRNKKAIKKFFHTNHNCYLCDYRYFRKTKKKILDDCFFESYSNFSIFENFFSFLNEERDDISFSSFYDHIIWMRSMGDHGGDYSYPGGEHNMKKDNVEGSSFTFSGLLNYIKRKKSGANDSSVFENGQTFSPHSPGGETFPRDIQKEAHVNSFVAEKKISESTNGDIHICNNATVKKHYFNLSRYVDYCSRKKSDLLNLSSSVQPQGDESSSWDSPRVNAPPGEEKGDDQIMGEEEMGISSLQNDDTKAKLNVSTYSQWRNDAAEEEHIAVECASVFGRVDSFAEFASEPMKNPPNKGYSIGSDHVSEGIRRSYSSSSDVYNLYSYIDIVCYRSLLLKGSSRKEDTSPKRKLYNCFITYIYQPLIPHNIRSNNIISNLVQYVKYFKCIKRKNTAINDPNLYLQCNKLDSNLSFRMDSNVPLRMTYFPFRNMGSMHLLHSARGKEFLDGGSADLSYVGATNTPDKQYSKQCTTVWDERVNDLILSNTCLKNKPELGLCKLMIYDHLLILYGMPYLYEVSLPGRCEKVTTETYNQTSTVEQVGESLHMVDIGTKNFLKEKEEYTTEGMDHEAWYLSSKSGEELQKVIVHKHKDLKKKDVLFNIDSYKISGIDINWAKVSPHVLRSITKEHITDTYSYYKSYFSVSNSNLSASTEMCCPSVSSSLSSDSSSYSSCVSDEPNFSFSDYHSLYTKNAKMMKNDEKRRRRKNPPKDAEAPLRCDHRKVKIDVVNIYAVFDIHTLCKITTKRGSARTLYFYFVTNRNTPLMVLNFDSDMEVQSCVRSIREIYSRYANGERETSGEAAGEVPKNATRGE; this is encoded by the exons atgaggaagagaaaaataaaggagaaataCATACGGGCATTGTTCACCGCAGTGGAGGAGCAAGAAGCACAACAGCTTCGCCAAAACTGTCATCACCATTTCAAGTCATTTGCTACGCACGATGTGTACCTCTTAAATGGGAAGTATTACCGAGTGAAGAGCGAAGATGGGGCTGGCATGCGGAAGACGGTGCTACGGTGTTTGCATAAACACAACTTTTATGTGCCCAAAAAGATAAG AAGAATCATCTTCAAAAAATTCCTGCTTCAAAATGAAGCTACAGATGCCCACAACTTCAACTACGACGTGTATCTGTTACTGTCTTATTTAAAGAACCCCAACGTGAACGAGGCAACGCAG AAAATTGTCGACCTGGACGTATTCCGGACACgcataaataaagaaaacgaaaagacCATTTACTtctttaacctttttttaaattacgcTTGCAACCATTTTCAATTCAAGTACAAACAGGGGCTAAACGAGGTTTTAG CCCTATTCTTTTACCTGAAGGGCAAGTACTTCAACCTGGTTGATGTCTACTTCTGCTTTCAGAGCTTCGTCGATCG ATTCTTGAAGGAGTTTTACTATGACGAcgagtttttctttttgcaaatatCCTTTTActtgtttaaaattttgattAAGTACCACGACCCCGTGTTGTCCGAGGTGCTCG AGACGAACAAGATGCCCCCCGAAATTTACGCCGCCTCTTGGTTTCTAACCCTCTTCGCGTCCAAAAGCAACTTGGAAATTTCGAACGCCATTTACTTGATCTTCGTGTTGGAACgcaatccttttttttatttcttcttttccctggCGCTGTTGATTTTGCACAG AAACATATTTCTATGTGTTGATAGTTCAAATTTACCGGAGCTGTTAAGCAAAATAAACATTTTCAACAAGAAGTTTTTgaagaag GTGTGGTCGTTAGGGAAATATCTGGAAGCCAACACACCCGTGTCTTTTGTgcacaaattatttttcatcaaaaatgTGCTAATGTATTTGACAAGCGAACATTCTGGCAATGGTCATCAGAAGAAGGACATCCTCCTGCAGTTTTTCAACTCCATCGACTACATGTCTGTGAATGCCTACGAGATAATAAA AAACATATCTCTAGGAAAGAACAACTACATCTTCTTGGATATCCGATCGAGGAGGCACTTCCGAACCTTTCACTTGAAGAATTCGATCAACGTGGAGTTGGTCGAAGGTTACGCGGACCTCTTGCGGG ACAAAATAGATTCTCAGGACGAGCGAAagaaacagaagaaggagcGAAAGAAGGAGCGGAGAATATTATCCCAAtctatttttcacattttgaaaAGATATGGAAGTAGAGAAGTCGCCCAAAATTCtgaactccttttttctcttttgctgATGAGAAAATACAACCTATGTCTTGGATTAAGTTATGACGACAATATTCTGTTAAGGAGAGTTGCGTCGGTGCCTGTACAGAGGGGAAATCCATTGGATTTGTGCCTCCTAAGAAGGAATAGGGAGAAGAAGAGCAGGAGAGGcacaaagggaagaaggaagaggattaaaagggagaaacatagagaggaagaaatattcCCAAACTTGCATCTCCTCAGGGGGAACAGAAATGGCGAAGTCGATTTGAACTTCTTCACTTGTAAGATTTACGGAAGGAGGAAACTTTCCATGggtgaaacaaaaaatggacaaattaAATGGAAGATGCCTGAACATGTTCATATGAAATATgtagaagaaaggaaagtgaaaaatcaAAAGAGGTACTATTCTGACGACGACGTGTTGTTAAAACCTTTCAGCTTGACGTGCCATCATATGAAGAAGGCTTTCCTTTCCAAGGTGCAGAAAGAACTCCGAAAGAAAGGTGATGAAGTTAAGGGTAAGGATAAATGGAAGTGCATTCCTAGTAACCCCCccgaggggaagaaggaacccACGTATACGATCTCGCAAACGCAGAACCTAAACACGAGCTCCTTCAATTTATACCTgttaataaaggaaaaggttcTGTGCAATGAAAGGTGTCTTCGCTTTCGCTTCGAGGATGTATTAACGCCTGAAAAGCACGTGGTGATTCTGTACGACGATAATTTTGACAACGCCAAATACGTTCGTGGGTTCTACTATGAGTTATTATTTAAAACCAAATTGAGGCAAGTGTCCATCATCGAAGGAGGAATAAACTCCTACCACAATTTGATGCGGTTGGATTTGCCTAACGGGAAGAACAGTTCAGTGGGTTCATCCTTCATTGCCACTGCTGGAAATACCAAAGATGAGAAATCTATTCATGGAGAGGAAACATCCCACTTGTACACACAACACTGTCTTCTCGGTCGGAACAAAAAagcgataaaaaaattttttcataccaATCATAACTGTTATTTATGTGACTACAGGTATTttaggaaaacaaaaaaaaaaattttagatGATTGCTTTTTTGAAAGTTACAGTAACTTTagcatttttgaaaattttttttctttcctaaaCGAGGAGCGAGAcgatatttctttttcttctttctacGACCACATCATTTGGATGAGGAGTATGGGTGATCATGGTGGTGATTATTCCTATCCGGGAGGTGAACATAACATGAAGAAGGACAATGTGGAAGGATCttcatttacattttctggattattaaattatattaagaggaagaagagtgGTGCTAACGATTCTAGTGTCTTTGAAAATGGCCAAACCTTCTCTCCGCATTCTCCAGGAGGGGAGACATTCCCACGTGATATACAAAAAGAGGCACACGTTAATTCATTCGTGGCAGAGAAGAAAATCAGTGAATCTACCAATGGAGATATACATATCTGTAATAACGCCACGGTGAAGAAgcattattttaatttaagtCGCTACGTGGATTATTGTAGTAGGAAGAAGAGTGACTTACTGAATTTATCATCGTCTGTACAACCTCAGGGGGATGAATCGTCTTCATGGGATTCTCCACGTGTTAATGCCCCACCCGGTGAAGAGAAAGGAGATGACCAAATTAtgggtgaagaagaaatgggTATCTCTTCACTTCAGAATGATGACACAAAAGCGAAATTAAATGTAAGCACATATAGTCAGTGGAGGAATGATGCTGCAGAAGAGGAACACATAGCGGTGGAATGTGCTTCAGTCTTTGGAAGGGTAGATTCCTTCGCTGAATTTGCGTCAGAACCTATGAAGAACCCACCCAATAAGGGGTACTCAATAGGTAGCGACCACGTTTCGGAGGGAATTAGAAGGAGCTATTCTTCCAGTTCAGATGTGTACAATTTATATTCGTACATTGATATTGTGTGTTACAGGAGTTTACTTTTGAAGGGAAGTTCGAGAAAAGAAGACACTTCCCCCAAGAGGAAATTATACAACTGCTTCATTACGTACATATATCAGCCTCTAATACCTCACAATATTAGATCGAACAACATCATTAGCAACTTGGTGCAGtacgtaaaatatttcaagtGCATTAAACGGAAGAACACCGCCATTAACGACCCGAACCTATACCTGCAGTGCAACAAATTGGACTCCAACTTATCCTTCCGAATGGATTCCAATGTGCCTCTCAGGATGACTTACTTTCCCTTTAGGAATATGGGGAGTATGCATCTTTTGCACAGTGCCCGTGGGAAGGAATTTCTCGATGGGGGAAGCGCAGATCTCTCCTATGTTGGTGCGACCAACACCCCCGACAAACAGTACTCCAAACAGTGCACCACAGTGTGGGACGAGCGGGTGAATGACCTCATCTTGAGCAATACTTGTCTGAAGAACAAGCCCGAGCTGGGTCTCTGCAAGTTGATGATTTACGACCACCTACTTATACTCTATGGCATGCCCTACCTGTATGAGGTGAGTCTTCCTGGGAGGTGCGAAAAAGTAACAACTGAAACGTATAACCAAACGAGTACTGTGGAACAAGTCGGCGAATCCCTCCACATGGTAGACATCGGCACGAAAAACttcttaaaagaaaaagaggaatacaCAACGGAAGGGATGGATCACGAGGCATGGTACCTCTCATCGAAATCGGGAGAGGAACTACAAAAGGTGATCGTCCACAAACACAAAGatttaaagaagaaggacgTTTTGTTTAACATTGATTCTTACAAAATAAGTGGGATAGACATAAACTGGGCTAAGGTATCTCCCCATGTACTTCGTAGCATCACCAAGGAACACATCACAGATACCTACAGCTACTACAAATCCTATTTTAGTGTATCCAATAGCAATTTATCCGCTTCGACTGAAATGTGTTGTCCTTCTGTTAGTAGCTCCCTCTCAAGTGATAGCTCATCCTACTCGTCGTGCGTGTCTGATGAGCccaacttttccttttccgacTACCATAGCTTGTATACCAAGAATgccaaaatgatgaagaacgatgagaaaagaaggagaaggaaaaaccctCCTAAGGATGCGGAAGCACCCCTTCGATGTGATCATAGGAAGGTTAAAATAGATGTCGTTAACATCTATGCCGTTTTTGATATTCACACGCTATGCAAGATAACCACCAAGCGTGGCTCCGCGAGGAcgctttatttttactttgtaACCAACAGG aaCACCCCTTTGATGGTCCTCAACTTCGACAGCGACATGGAGGTGCAGTCCTGCGTGCGCTCCATCAGGGAGATTTACTCGCGTTACGCCAACGGGGAGAGAGAAACATCAGGTGAAGCAGCGGGAGAGGTGCCAAAGAATGCGACGAGGGGGGAGTGA